The Streptomyces racemochromogenes DNA segment GTGAAGGCCTGGTAGCTGGGGTAGGGCAGCAGTCCGGCAACGCGGATGACTCCGTAGATGAGCACGACGGAGGTGAAGTAGACCGGCAGGGAGGCGGCGGCGACGGCGCCGACCATGAGGGCCTTGTCGGTGGCGGTGTCCTTGCGCAGGGCGGCGGTGACGCCGGCGCCGAGGCCCAGCAGCAGCCAGAGGGCGGCGGCGCCGACGGCGAGGGAGGCGGAGACGGGGAGCCGGTCCATCAGCAGGTCCCAGACGGGCAGGGAGTTCTCGTAGGAGTAGCCCAGGCAGGGGAAGTCGCACTGGACGGCGTACTGGCCGGAGCCGAGGGTGCGGCCGGTGAAGATGCCGGTGAGGAAGTCGGCGAACTGCCGCCACAGGGGCTGGTCGAGGCCGAGGTACTGGCGTACGTCGGCCAGCCGTTCGGCGCTGCAGGTCTTGCCGCAGGCGGCGGCGGCCGGGTCGGTGGGCAGGACGTAGAAGATGACGAAGGTGACGGCCGCGATGGCGAGGAGCACGCCGGC contains these protein-coding regions:
- a CDS encoding ABC transporter permease — translated: MILYLLRRLLALAGVLLAIAAVTFVIFYVLPTDPAAAACGKTCSAERLADVRQYLGLDQPLWRQFADFLTGIFTGRTLGSGQYAVQCDFPCLGYSYENSLPVWDLLMDRLPVSASLAVGAAALWLLLGLGAGVTAALRKDTATDKALMVGAVAAASLPVYFTSVVLIYGVIRVAGLLPYPSYQAFTDDPLAWASNLLLPWTALALLYAAMYARQSRGSMIEAMAEPYIRTARAKGMPERTVVVKHGLRSGVTPILTIFGMDLGGLLAGAVITESIFGLPGIGRLFYGALVSSDQPVVLGVTLLAAFFIVVANLAVDLLYAVVDPRVRY